In Cyanobacteriota bacterium, one DNA window encodes the following:
- a CDS encoding bifunctional riboflavin kinase/FAD synthetase, whose translation MWITSLLNQVRTPNAIALGNFDGLHRGHQAVMAPILQGTFPSGVHRTLVTFQPHPQEFFTGQPRSLLTPLEEKIALLQTMGFDQLILLPFNRELAALTPPAFVDDILSHRLQAKVISVGMDFCFGYQRSGTADDLRTLAQAHGIATIVTPLQRIEGDRISSSAIRQALLEGDPQRARHLLGRAYRLIGSVVQGQQLGRRLGFPTANLQLPPEKFLPRRGVYAVTVQGVDALGNPLLAKGVMNIGCRPTVDGTAQTVEVHLLDWSGDLYGQTIMVDLDTFLRPEQQFASLEELTTQIQLDCTHARAHWQLLT comes from the coding sequence GTGTGGATTACTTCATTACTGAACCAAGTCCGAACGCCAAACGCCATTGCTCTCGGAAATTTTGATGGCTTGCACCGAGGGCACCAGGCCGTTATGGCACCTATTCTCCAGGGAACGTTTCCATCAGGGGTGCATAGAACCCTGGTCACGTTTCAGCCTCATCCGCAAGAGTTTTTTACTGGGCAGCCCCGATCACTCCTCACCCCCCTTGAGGAAAAGATAGCGCTATTGCAAACCATGGGGTTTGACCAACTGATCTTGTTGCCATTCAATCGCGAGTTGGCTGCCCTTACGCCCCCAGCCTTTGTGGATGACATTCTATCCCATCGCTTGCAGGCTAAGGTGATTAGCGTAGGGATGGATTTTTGTTTTGGCTACCAACGATCGGGCACTGCTGATGATCTGAGAACACTGGCCCAAGCTCACGGTATTGCGACCATAGTTACCCCCCTGCAACGGATCGAGGGCGATCGCATCAGTAGCTCCGCTATTCGCCAAGCCCTGCTAGAGGGTGATCCCCAACGAGCTAGGCATCTGTTAGGGCGAGCGTATCGATTAATTGGCTCTGTTGTGCAGGGGCAGCAACTGGGGAGAAGGTTGGGGTTTCCTACCGCTAATTTGCAGCTACCGCCAGAGAAATTTTTGCCCCGCCGCGGTGTTTATGCTGTTACTGTGCAAGGGGTAGATGCCCTGGGGAACCCACTACTGGCAAAGGGAGTGATGAATATTGGTTGCCGTCCTACTGTCGATGGAACTGCCCAAACAGTGGAAGTGCATTTGTTAGATTGGAGCGGGGATTTGTATGGACAAACCATTATGGTGGACTTAGATACTTTTTTGCGTCCGGAGCAACAGTTCGCTTCCTTGGAGGAACTAACCACACAGATCCAACTAGACTGCACCCATGCCCGTGCCCATTGGCAGCTATTAACCTGA
- a CDS encoding MoxR family ATPase — MRDRIERLIQNLSRTIVGKADAIQLVTVALLAGGHALLEDVPGVGKTLLAKSLAKSIDGKFQRLQCTPDLLPTDVTGTNIWNPSTGEFQFLSGPVFANVLLADEINRATPRTQSALLEVMEEQQVTLDGLSRPVPSPFFVIATQNPIEYQGTFPLPEAQMDRFLLALSLGYPSEQEELQMLQRLQSSVSVAELQPCLSLEDVQELKRLAMQVKVEESLQRYILQLVRATREDDEITLGVSPRGAVGLHRATQALAFLEDRDYAIPDDVKRLAPHVLSHRIIPARGQRARSIVERLLRSVPIP, encoded by the coding sequence ATGAGAGACCGAATTGAGCGCCTAATCCAGAACTTGAGCCGTACAATCGTGGGGAAGGCGGATGCTATCCAGTTGGTGACTGTAGCGTTATTAGCGGGTGGACACGCCCTGCTAGAGGATGTGCCAGGGGTGGGCAAAACCCTGCTAGCTAAATCACTGGCCAAGTCGATCGACGGCAAATTTCAACGTCTCCAGTGCACGCCCGATTTACTGCCAACGGATGTGACCGGAACTAACATCTGGAACCCCAGCACAGGGGAATTTCAATTTTTGTCGGGGCCAGTATTTGCCAATGTGCTCCTTGCTGATGAAATCAACCGGGCAACACCCCGCACCCAGTCGGCCTTGTTGGAAGTTATGGAAGAGCAGCAGGTAACCTTGGATGGTCTATCTCGTCCAGTTCCTAGTCCCTTTTTTGTGATTGCTACCCAAAACCCGATCGAATACCAAGGCACTTTCCCCCTACCCGAAGCCCAGATGGATCGCTTCCTGTTAGCGCTCTCCCTAGGTTATCCCTCGGAGCAAGAAGAGCTACAAATGTTACAGCGCCTTCAAAGTAGTGTATCCGTGGCTGAACTGCAGCCCTGTTTGTCCCTAGAGGATGTGCAGGAATTGAAACGGCTAGCCATGCAAGTCAAGGTGGAAGAATCGCTACAGCGGTACATTTTGCAACTAGTACGGGCTACCCGCGAAGATGACGAGATCACCCTAGGTGTGAGTCCTCGTGGTGCCGTTGGGTTGCATCGAGCTACTCAAGCACTAGCATTTTTAGAAGACCGTGATTACGCGATCCCCGACGATGTGAAACGCCTAGCCCCCCATGTGCTGTCTCATCGCATTATCCCTGCTAGAGGCCAACGAGCACGCTCGATCGTCGAGCGCCTTCTGCGCTCTGTCCCTATTCCATAA